One Phoenix dactylifera cultivar Barhee BC4 chromosome 8, palm_55x_up_171113_PBpolish2nd_filt_p, whole genome shotgun sequence genomic window carries:
- the LOC103719264 gene encoding 65-kDa microtubule-associated protein 6-like produces the protein MVGVGVGTRLFTSVSMETSCGALLRELQHTWAEIGESEPDKERKLLEIERECLEVYRRNVDEASKAKAQLHQSVAAKEAELAALMASLGEHTLHLKKDKKLGSLKEQLASVAPLVEDLRAEKEERVKQFADIRSQIEKISVELTEHNHQNDTSTSPVSTEEHDLSMRKLNEYQARLRALQKEKSDRLHKVLEYVNEVHCLCGVLGLDFQKTVDEVHPSLHETGSGQSTSISNNTLEGLAQAVLELKAEKNVRVQKLRETVESLFELWNLMDSSDQERRRFGRLTCIIRSPEEDIAYSGLLSQETIEQTEAEVERLKNLKASRMKELVLKRRSELEEICRRAHIEPDMTTAPEKTNALIDSGLVDPSELLANIEAQIVKAKEESMSRKEIMDRISKWRAACDEETWLEEYNQDQNRYSAGRGAHLNLKRAEKARITVSKISAIVDSLINKTFTWENERNMPFMYNGVRLVSILEEYKLTRQQKEEEKRRYRDQKKLQSLLLTEREAIFGSKPSPKRSNSFNRKPNGYNANGNGFMTPIPRRLSVGSATPELLTPRSYAGRYNGYFKETRQLSTTPLNFVSLSKDDTLSTFTSVSGSEPESPQQI, from the exons CATACATGGGCGGAGATAGGGGAGAGCGAACCAGATAAAGAGCGTAAGTTGTTGGAGATTGAGAGGGAGTGCTTGGAAGTATACCGGAGGAACGTTGATGAAGCCAGCAAGGCCAAGGCACAGCTCCATCAGTCTGTGGCTGCCAAAGAAGCAGAGCTTGCAGCTCTCATGGCTTCCCTCGGGGAGCACACTCTCCATTTGAAG AAAGACAAAAAACTTGGATCATTGAAGGAACAACTTGCTTCAGTTGCACCTTTGGTGGAAGATCTgagagcagagaaagaggaaagGGTCAAGCAATTTGCTGATATACGATCCCAGATTGAGAAGATCAGTGTTGAACTAACAGAACACAATCATCAGAATGACACTTCAACTAGCCCTGTTTCTACTGAAGAGCATGATTTGTCAATGAGGAAGCTTAATGAATACCAAGCAAGGCTTCGTGCGCTCCAAAAGGAGAAG TCTGATCGCCTTCATAAGGTTCTGGAATATGTAAATGAAGTGCATTGTTTATGTGGCGTGCTTGGACTGGACTTTCAAAAGACAGTGGATGAAGTGCATCCAAGTTTGCATGAGACTGGTTCGGGGCAGTCCACAAGCATTAGTAATAACACACTAGAAGGTCTGGCCCAAGCTGTTTTGGAGTTAAAAGCAGAAAAGAATGTTCGAGTCCAAAAG CTGAGGGAAACTGTGGAATCACTGTTTGAACTTTGGAACTTGATGGATTCATCTGATCAAGAAAGGAGGCGCTTTGGAAGACTAACATGCATCATTCGATCACCAGAAGAGGACATCGCATATTCTGGTTTGCTTTCACAAGAAACAATTGAACAG ACAGAAGCTGAAGTGGAAAGGCTGAAAAATCTTAAAGCCAGCAGAATGAAAGAACTCGTTCTGAAGAGAAGGTCAGAATTGGAAGAGATATGCAGAAGAGCACACATTGAGCCTGATATGACTACTGCACCTGAGAAAACTAATGCATTGATAGACTCTG GTCTTGTAGATCCATCTGAACTTCTGGCCAATATTGAGGCACAAATAGTGAAGgcaaaagaagaatctatgagCAGGAAAGAGATAATGGATAGGATAAGCAAATGGCGTGCTGCTTGTGATGAAGAAACTTGGCTTGAAGAATACAACCAA GACCAGAACAGGTACAGTGCTGGAAGAGGTGCCCATTTGAATCTAAAACGAGCAGAGAAGGCACGGATCACTGTCAGCAAAATTTCAG CCATCGTGGATAGTCTTATAAACAAAACTTTCACCTGGGAGAATGAGAGGAATATGCCATTCATGTATAATGGG GTTCGTTTAGTATCTATTCTAGAGGAGTATAAACTTACTAGACAgcagaaagaagaggagaaaagacgATATCGG GATCAGAAAAAGCTGCAAAGTCTACTTCTTACAGAGAGGGAAGCAATATTTGGGTCCAAACCAAGCCCAAAAAGGAGCAACAGTTTTAATAGAAAGCCGAATGGATATAATGCAAATGGAAATGGATTCATGACCCCCATTCCACGGCGTCTTTCTGTTGGTAGTGCCACCCCTGAACTCCTTACACCACGCTCATATGCTGGTCGTTACAATGGATACTTTAAGGAGACAAGACAGTTGTCAACCACACCATTGAACTTTGTTTCTTTATCAAAAGATGATACCTTGTCGACCTTCACATCTGTCAGTGGTTCAGAACCAGAATCTCCACAACAAATCTAA